In Leishmania mexicana MHOM/GT/2001/U1103 complete genome, chromosome 22, a genomic segment contains:
- a CDS encoding putative amino acid permease encodes MSHNPDYAAMLGGDCQRYGEAQSSTPESGDNCATAEIDAAMYKEEKEMRETFDQFHELAAEYNAGADEPKQQPMFLIRLMRRVIPPGGFASGVFNLAGSSLGAGILGLPYAFDTSGIVMGTIYLIVIYLLTVYSVRLLAIVYGKTGIRSYELTARLLFGRGGDIFTAVIMFIKCMGACIAYVICINDLWHAFLNDDRVQGYYRTVSFQRVLTSVTFLLLMLPLSLPRQINSLRYVSLFGVVFVLYFVVCVVAHSATNGLQDGITNKGLRLFNTGNRAIQGLGQFVFAFLCQSNAYQVFNETPKPSVSFFELQVVVSMLICTIFYWVTGFFGYCDFGDKVGSSLLRMYLPLKDYYFAVAYVGLVVKLCVAFALHILPSRDSVHHLIGWDLHTVAWWKNAVLCSFLSLISLLCGLFIPNVNTVFGLLGSFTGGFIAFVFPALFFIYSGGYELKKVGYYNFFGAIVLLLCGVIIICFGTTATIYGVV; translated from the coding sequence ATGTCCCACAACCCCGACTACGCTGCAATGCTGGGCGGCGACTGTCAGCGTTACGGGGAGGCTCAGTCGTCGACCCCTGAGAGCGGTGATAACTGCGCCACTGCCGAAATCGATGCGGCCATGTAcaaggaagagaaggaaaTGCGTGAAACCTTTGACCAGTTCCATGAACTCGCGGCAGAGTACAACGCAGGTGCGGATGAGCCCAAGCAGCAGCCGATGTTCCTCATACGCCTGATGCGCCGCGTGATCCCGCCGGGCGGTTTCGCTAGCGGCGTCTTCAATCTCGCTGGAAGTAGCCTCGGTGCTGGTATCCTTGGCTTGCCCTACGCCTTCGACACCTCCGGCATCGTCATGGGCACAATCTACCTTATTGTGATTTATCTTCTGACGGTGTACtcggtgcgcctcctcgccataGTCTACGGCAAGACGGGCATCAGGAGCTACGAGCTGACCGCGCGCCTTCTCTTTGGGCGCGGCGGAGATATCTTCACAGCGGTGATCATGTTCATCAAGTGCATGGGTGCGTGTATCGCCTACGTAATCTGTATCAACGACCTGTGGCACGCCTTTCTTAACGACGATCGCGTCCAGGGCTACTACCGGACTGTCAGCTTCCAGCGCGTGCTCACGTCAGTCACGTTTCTGTTGCTgatgctgcctctctcgctgccgcggcagatCAACTCGCTCCGCTACGTCTCCCTCTTCGGCGTTGTCTTCGTCTTGTACTTTGTCGTCTGTGTCGTAGCCCACTCCGCAACCAATGGGCTGCAGGATGGCATCACGAACAAGGGTCTGCGCCTGTTCAACACGGGCAATCGAGCCATTCAAGGTCTCGGCCAGTTCGTCTTCGCATTTCTGTGCCAGTCGAATGCGTACCAGGTGTTCAACGAAACCCCCAAGCCCAGCGTGAGCTTCTTCGAGTTGCAGGTTGTTGTCAGCATGCTCATCTGTACCATCTTTTACTGGGTGACTGGCTTCTTCGGCTACTGCGACTTTGGCGACAAGGTCGggtcctcgctgctgcgcatgtACCTGCCGTTGAAAGACTACTACTTTGCCGTCGCCTACGTTGGCCTTGTGGTGAAGCTCTGCGTTGCCTTTGCGCTGCATATTCTGCCCTCCCGCGACTCCGTGCACCATCTCATCGGCTGGGATCTGCACACCGTTGCCTGGTGGAAGAACGCCGTTCTGTGCTCCTTCCTCAGCCTCATCTCGCTGCTGTGTGGTCTATTCATCCCGAACGTAAACACCGTGTTTGGCCTGCTCGGCTCATTCACCGGCGGGTTCATTGCCTTCGTCTTTCCGGCGCTCTTCTTCATTTACAGTGGCGGCTACGAGTTGAAGAAGGTCGGCTACTACAACTTTTTTGGTGCCatcgttctcctcctctgcggtgTCATAATCATTTGCTTCGGCACCACTGCCACAATCTACGGTGTGGTGTAG